The genomic interval CTTGAGAGGCAGGCTCTCGTCCAACTTGCGTGCCATGGTGAGGCTGTCGACACCGAGACTCGCAGGCGCCGCACGAGCCTGCGCGTCGCTGTTCTGAGGTCCCTGGCTGTCCCCATGAGAACCGGCTCCCTGTTCACGATTTtccagaagagcgaaaagcaAATCGACTTTGTTCAGCACCACAAAAACTCTGCGTGCGCGCGGTCGAGCGCTGAGGTCTGCGTCCCGAGACTCTGAAAAAGACTCtcgaaagaggcgaaggaaacgTCGGGCGTGCTCCAGGGTCTCCTCGCGACTGCTGAGACACTCGAGCAAAAAAATCAAAACGTCTGCCTCCTGCGCTGTACGCACAGCTCGCGCCATCCCTTCGCGTTCTACACAATCAACGGCTggcgtgtctccgtcgtcaaGAGATGCGACAGCATCTGCTCGTCTATAGGgcgccgcgtctcctcccttttccgCGTAAACGGGAAGAGAGTCGTCGAGGGCGCGCACGCAGTCTTCGCTGCCCCTGCCCCTGCCCCcgcaggtgtctccgcgggCGGCTTGGGCTCCAAACCCTGCGACCGCCTCAGCCGCCGAAGCCCGGGCACTGGCCCCGCCTCGCCAGTCGCGCGCGGGCCTCAGGCCTGCAGTGTCTGTGAGGAGAACTTTGGAACCGGAGAGCTGAATCGGAGCTGTCAGGACATCACGCGTCGTTCCTGCGATCGGCGAGACGATGGCAGTGTCGCGGCCAACCAGACTGTTAAACAGCGTGCTTTTTCCtgcaaagaaacgaagaagagaacaccTTCAGAGACCGCGAGTGTGGGATACGACTGACGGTTCGGAGCGGTGAACGGTCTCGCCTTGGCCCGAGGACTTTGGCTGTGTCCACGAAAGACGAGTGAAGATCAACACGCGCTcatctcgcttctccaccttttctttcctctctcgtctctcttttccatctcgctttctccactCGCTGTCTGGCAGCACTCTtcgctcgtgtctctctctcgtttctcgttcaTTTCTACGCGAGATCtggagtctctctctctctcgcgttttcgtcttcgcaCCTGCGTTCGTGGGGCCGCAGAAAACGACTGTAACTCCTGTCTGCACAAGCGCGTCACGCATGCCAAGTTCCAGCTGGCACCGGAGTTCCTGCAGCAGGCGGCGAACGCGCTTCTCGGCGTCCTGCGCGCCGCATGCACGCGCGAGCtccgcgtctgcttcctggGCGTCGTCGCCGATCTCCAGAGCCGCCTCGGAAAACGCCAGCGCCTCCTGCAAAAgttttctccatctctccAGCAGGTCTCGAAGTTCGCGCGGGTGGCGCCGCAGCCGGCGCAGCGCGAGCCGGTGCTGGGCGACCGTGTCGGCCTGCGTGAGGGGCCCACGAAGGAGGGCgagggaacagagacaccgacAGAGCACCGGTGGACGTCAAGCGGGAGAATActggacagaagagagacaggaacgcccagcagaggacgcgagaagaagcgaagagatgacaagaaggcagagaacgaacagaagagcggcgaagtggagagacgcagaccgTGGAGGCGCGAAAGCGACGCGAGTGCCTCACAATGCCTCACACGAGTCACGGAGAACAAGCAGACGGCAACACCTCCCGCATAGGTCGTCAACCGAGAAACCATGAAGTCTTACCGCACAGACCTGCCACGCTTGAAGACGCGAGGCTTTGGGGGACAAAGACCCAAGATTAAAAGAAGCACAACCAGCTGTGTCAACAGACCGAGTTCCAGAGAAAACCCCTAAACACAAGCCCGAAGCACTGCAGCTGTTGACACAGAACAAGGGGACAGAGAGCTGCTACGCAAACACGCAAACATACACATgtccacatgcatgcacatgcatttatatatatatatatatatatatatatatatacatatctatctatatatatatatatgtatatttgtgtagcTGTAGAACAGACGTGGAacgcaaggagagagacgtaCCGACGGGATGTTTAGGAGAGAGAATCGGGCAGgcagagatggagaggcacagatagagatagacagatagagcgagagagagagaaacggtcGTGCGAAAAGCTACAGGACATGGAAAAAGAGTGTTTTCTCATGTCTCAATTTGAAGCATAACGCGAGATTCTCCTGCACGGCTTACGTTGAGCAGATCAGCGAGAGCCTCCACTTGTTGAACGCTCTCAATTTTTCCGTTGAGGAAAGCTCGAAGCGTGAATTCGCCGGCCTCCGCAGGACGCAGATCACCGACACTGCTCAGCCATCTGACCCCGTCTGCTTGCTGTTGCATatcctcgtcctcctcatTTTGTTCTGCATTTCTCGAGAGGTGCTCGGTCTGCGAGATGCCACGTTTCTCTATTCCCCGTTCAGAGACTAGCCGCCTCGACTCGGTCTTTTCAGTCCGTTCCCCGTCTTCcttcgggtgtctctcctccccgtCTTCCTTCCCGGTCggctttgtctctgtcttgtctcgcgcctctttcctctctttttttccttcgcagATCGCCCTCAGGAGAAGCGCGCGTAGGGCGACTTCGAGGCCAGACTGTGGCGAGGCCCGCAGCGTCTGCTCGCGGGCatctgcttcgtttcctcggtCTCGAGAAACCTTCTGGGAGGCAGAAAGCGACGGGACTCCTCGCGCCTCGCGGCCGGGATCTAGCAGCCTGGCGCGATCGTCCATCTCCACATCTTCCCCGTTGTCAACGAAGAAttctttgcttttccttCCCCCCCCATAGGCCGCCAAGACAGACTTGATTGCGTTCTGCACCCCctcgaagaaacgcaaaagcGCCGAGAGCGCTGCTCGACTTCCATGAGAGTGAACTTCCACGACGTCCTCGCCTGCACAAAAGAGGCCGGGAGCTCGCAAAGTGCCTCAGCTTCGCAGCGACGCGGAAACGACCAGAACTGGCAAACATGACAAACGCTCTTAAATCAACTTACAGGCCGTCTGAGGAACGACACTCGAGTTTCCTTTTGTAAACAAACGTTTCAGATTCTCTACAAAATGTCGGTCGTCGAAAGCGCAGGCGTCAAGACCCACCCGCAGTGGGGCACACATCCTGAGCCTGCAAGTGTAAGTAAGGGGAAATACTATAAccgaaaagcgaaagaagcgagaaacggaaacagCGAAGGGAACTGAATCGGAATACCCAGACGCTCGTTAAAGCAGGCCATAAAGCAGAGACCTCTACGTCGATTTCGAGGctatatgcatgcaaagagcGTCGCAGTTCCGCAGACCAGAAAGAAAACTTTTAGTCGCTCTGACTCAGACGAAGCGGTCATGCACAGACGACCGGCAGCGAAAGAGTCACGTGacaaaaagacgaaagacgaTTTCCTCTCGGGGAAACTATGTTTTAAAAGCACCAATCAAACCGTCTGCTGCTCGCTATTCAATGAAAGACTTCTCCAAAAACGGTAGATACACTTTTACAGTGTCCAAATATATACTAtttatgcatgtatgtatgtaaatgtttgtatgtacatgtgtatatttatatattgAGAGAAAGGTGCGCATAGTCACATTTACACTTGAAGAGTAGTGAATTGAATGGTTTGTGtccagggagaagaaacacgcTTGGGAGGCCTGTGAGGTGCAAACCCTTCAGAGTACCGCATGCATCACGAGGAAAAGGCACACGAGTTTCGAATGTATCACTTGCCAGTGGCGGATCGCGGGGCGTCGAATCGAAGAAGAATAACATCGTCCAGGGGAACGGGCTTCGCACCGCTGAAGCAATCCCACGCTTTGCAGAACGTGGCAACGCGTtcgcgaggcagaggcggtAGGTGGAACCTTGGCGTAGGTTgttgtccttttctctcggcttgGCTTTGTGCATGGTCTTGCGGCTCTCGTGTCTGAGGCCCCTTGCCACCGAAAACGTCGTCTCGGCGTTCTCGGCGCCAGTCGCGTTCCTCTTTGTTTGCCGTCGATGTGCCGGCACAGCCCTGCTCTGTCTGAGGGCCTGGGTAGGGAGAAGCGACTCCGtcgttcgtctttctctcttccgaaTTCGCCGGCTTCGCCATCAACAGGAGCatcactgcatgcgccagaggGCCTGAAACTCGCCACACAGCGACAGCAGAAGGGGAAAACGCGTGACCTGCGCCGCCGCTGCTCAGCGCGTAGACGGTGTCGGTGCCGCCCTTCGAATCTCCGGCGTCTGTCGGGTCTGAGGGAAGATACGCGGCTTTTTCACGCAAGGCATGGGCGGTAGTTTCACCTACATGAAAGCCGGATCCTGTGAACTCCACCTCGGTCACTGCCATGTCAGGAAGGCCCCCGCGTCTGATCTGCCCGACTGTGACCAGGGCCGCGCGGGACAGGCGTGGAGGAACAGCTGTGCTTTCTGACAACCGACAAGCCGTTTGTGGCCCCGGGTTTCCTgtgggagaagcgaggagaaatgGCAGGTTGTGCAGTCCTCGCCGCCATTGAAAACGGCGGGTAGGTTCACGAGAAACAAGCCAAGCGCCGGAAGCGAACGCGGCTAGCTGTttaggtgtatgtacacctgcgTGGTGGTAACGAAAGAACTCATtcgaagacaaagagggCGAAGAAAGTCTTGCACTGAATGGCGGAGAGCAACGGGGTCGATCcaggaaagacaggaaagagaaatgcAGGTTCGAACAGACTTCGCGACTCCAAATACCGCTCTCCTGCCCCTTTTCTTCCGCGGCGGCGGCTCCTCTCCGGTTCTTCCGCCAACGCGTGTATTCCCCCATTCTGCCATTTCGTTCCTTGCGAGTTCTGGGAGCATGCAAAGACGATACAAACGAAAATGCACGCCGAGACTGGCGTCGCTTCTTTTGCGGTTGGAGGCGCCAACGCGATCgaccgctgtctctgctgctctgtcTAGGAGTGGCTGCAGACGCTTGTTTAAAAACCTTTCGCGAGTTTTCTGGACAGACAAACGGCGCATTTTGGCTATTTTGTTCTGCGCGCGAAGACTCTGATACGCCTTCTCCACGAAAGGGAAGCCAGGCCTCTCCTCCCGGGCAGAGCGCTGGAGTAAGCGAAGCGAGCGCGTCCGTAGAAGTCAATTTCCGACTGCTTCCCCAGAAAGGCCTCAGGCAACAGTCTAGGACGGGGCTCTTAAGTGTCAccgaagcagcgagaaagtcgaggaacgagaaacagagacttGCAAACAGGAGAAGTGCCGGAGTCCACATGGCGGGTTCTCAGGTTGCGTACGAATAACCCGCGTAGCTTTTCAGAAATCCGCATCGTTTCCGCTTGGAAGGAGTCCCAAACGCGACATGTCACTTGCGAAAGTCGACAGAGGAAATTCTTGCTTTTGCTCAATGAAAGATGCTTTAGTCAACCCACCTGAGCAGAGTAGGAATGACGGTGGCATTGGAAGAAGACACTTGCGCACTTGCCTTGCGGGAAAACGCAGGACATCTCGAGACATCTGCGAGTCTAGTTGGGGACACGAGCTGAAAAGGATTTCCCGCAGCAAAATGAAGGAAGATTTAGCTGGGAAGGTTCCCAGAAACGGGGATACGCGCAGGAAAACAGAACCAAGGagcagtggagagaaaaaacgtaAAAGGTGCTTTAACCCCTCCTGTGTGCGGCAAACAGCCGCTGAGTGGTAAGGCCCCCCAGTTGCGGCCTTAGGGAACGCTGGGGCTGCAAAAAAGATCTTTCCGTTGAGTAGAAAAAAGCCAAGGCATCCTCAGATCTATGTGGAAATGGGAAAGCACGACTTCACAAATCCTTCGGCGAAACTTCtattctttgtctccttcttttcggcGCATAGTCGCTCCGAGGCAACACGCACATCGGCGGGCACACACCCTGTGGCGTCTTGTGTTCATGTCTCGATTTTCGATTTGAAAAACACAGTTCTGGATCGCGGATCTTTTGTCCAGATACAATCTCTACTTATAGTGTGGCCACTGCAGAAGTGCTCACCATGCGCGCATTACTTTCATTACAGTACGCGATCTGGCTACGCTCTTTTTGTGCACGTAGTGTTGCCGGTGTTGTACGGCGGACATGCGATAGTCTTTGTGCCAAGCGTTATCGTGGTTTTGAGGCGAGCGCTAGTCGTTTTTCAGAAAAGAGTTGGTATAATTGGCACCGGAAGGCTTGTTGTAGAACAACGAGACTGTTACTGAGAAATGGCGAGTAGATCATACTGCTGAGACGGCTACTTGTCGTCATTGTGGCAGTACTGtcaagcctcttcttccagatTTCATGGAAAACCCAAAATTCTTGGTGGCGAGGACAAAAAGAAACTGTGAAGATCCCACGCCCTCTATGTATcaaaaagagcagaagatGGTTTCATTATCGCTATCAGTGGCGCAGCAGCAGGGTAAGTTGTCGGCGGTTCTCGTTGAAAACTCTCAGCGTTTTTATACGGGAATATTGAATTTTTTGGGCACGCACACACTCTGAACTAAAGACGAATCAACGATACAGTAtcggaaggagaggaggaggctTTTGGTGTATTTGCAAAGTCGAGAAAGCCTATCGCAGAGTGTCCGGTCGATGCCAACACTAGGCTTCTCCAGAAAAGGGAGCGTCACGGAAACGCGCAGTAAGTCCCAGTAAAGATGGGCAGTTTTAAACGGGCAGTTTTAAACGGTACATTAGTGGAAAGGCCGTCCCCATTATCGTCACTATAGAAAGATAGACCTAAGGGCAAAACGAGCATCAGGAAGCAAACTGCCGAAGGGAATGAGATCTGTACAGCATGTGCGACCGGGGAAGACGTCTTCGAACAAGTCGACGGTTTTGGTCGTCTGCccaacggagagagacatctCCTCTGCAGCGCTCTGCAAGTGACGCGACCAACAGTCAAATCTGCTTTCGCCCTTACTCCTTTCCTGCAATCTTTCGCGGAGGACGCTCGGAGCATTACGCGTCAGACGGCTCCCGATGTTTGCGTAAAACCTCGTCTTCACTTGCCCGTTGCTCTTAGATCAGCTACGACGGAGGCAGATTTTCTCTAGGCCGCCGAAGGTAAGCCACGCAAATGAGCGGTTGCGTTCACTGTGCACCTGCCAGACGACAGCAACTTCTCTGACAAACCTGGCAGGCATCCAAGTTGTATATTGCCTTTCACTACTGTATGTTAAATGAATGAAGAATAGTGGTGCCCAGCGTGTATTTGAACATCAAACGTCATAATATGCCGTCCAGATATTACGTAATGGTTGCAACATTGCACAATGTTGTCCGCAAAAGGGTCCCCGATTGCCCTAATTATATTTTTAGTAATACGTGGTGTTCAGTTGTGCACTTTGTTCTATTTGTGTATTGCGTTGTTTTCACGCTGCCAGCCAAGTGTTATTCGCATGTCTTTCAATTCGTGGATAGGCAGAAAAGGTGTTTTCCCTATGAATGCAGATACCTTGCCCTTGAAAGCACAGGCTCATTCGCCACGAGGCTAGTGGATACCTGACTGCAGGACGCTCTACAAGCGCATAATGATACATTCAATTAAGGAATCCGAAACAGGAATTACCACTCCACAACTGCTAATTTTAGATGTGTGGAGATGTCCTCGCTGCTCAGCTGACTCGTGGCTCGTTCATGTCTTCCTCTGATACAAAGCCGGCAGTTGAACGTCCACCCTGTCTGCTCTACAAAAGTCATTTGGATTACTCTCTTCAGCGGGGCCCAGAAGAGATTCACAGAAATACTGAGGGCGTTCGAAACCATGCTAGCACGGTGGAGCTTGGGCCATAACCAGTGACTTGTGTAGAGGGTTATCTAAAACAGTAATGCAACATGTACTCTGTACTTTCTTTACAAAGCTGAAGGGGCCGTCGTGTCTGCTTCAGCTGCCTTACCAAAAACATCACAACCATTAAAACCACCGTGCAAATGCTGCCGAGCAAGAGGTCATTTATAAGAACCTGGGAAGCATGGCTTTTTAGTGACAAGGAGTCTAACTTCAGTTGGTGTATGATAGGTATTGCATGCGTTGCACCGTGTGAAATGAAAGGTTTCAGGGCTTTAGGATTCGGCCGAGGGGACACTGCAGGGCTTTATTTGGAGATCCGCCTGGTATGTTCAACAGCTGCCTGTGGTGGTGAGGCCAACAAAAAACACTGACCACGGAATATGCAACGGCATCATTGCATCCTGCCTCTATCTACGGACAaccagaaaggaaaacgggCACTGATGGCACAGAGACTGAAACGCACACCTCAGGCCAcgacaaaagaaaaacgatCTCACTTTCGCGTTCGGGCGGACGTTCCCGTAAATACGTCGGGGTCTTGAGCGACTGCGAATCGCGCCAGTGTTGGCAGTCCTCAGCAACATCGCGTTCACCAATCAATACAAAAAACTGAGATAAGTTACGTCCACGGTGGAACACTCgtcttccgcttcctccaGCTCGGGCACGGGAGCTTGCTCTTCATGAATAATTGGACGTCGTTGTAATTCCCCCTTTATGTTGGACACCCGTTTCCGATTTCTAACAAAGTGTCTGGTACCTCTACCCAACCGTATCGCGAGAAGGGCTGTCAACGCCAGCAAAGAGACTGTCCACAAACTGATTCCGACTTGTGCCCTCACACCAGCGTTCCCCATCGCCTCATTGTACCGCCGAAATTGCAAAGCCCGTCCCAAACTACGCAATCCAACGAATCTGTACAGCTGTCGTTCTGACGGAAAGAAGTGATACGGTTGATTTCCAACATGTTCTCTGCCTATTACGTGGGCAAATAATTCTCTCGCCATCATCGGATTCCGTGTGAGACCAACTAACCCCCGATAAGCTAAGAACAAGCCGAAAAGTCCCACCACAGCACCCTTTATCATCTGCCTGTTTTTGGTTCTCTTGAATGCGTTGTATTCGCGATCTGatgcgtccttctctcctgtatTCGCATGCACAGCGTAGCACACCAACGCACGCGTTTCCAACGAAACCACAACAACCAAGGAAACAAAGTAAACGGCAGTGTAGAGCACCGTCGCACACCCTTTCAGCGGCTCAGCAGCTTCGCACCACGGAATGCCAACCGTAGGGCCAACTGCCGGTGACTCTTCCACATTTCTTTGGGCACAGTTTGTCTCTCGAAGTCAAGGATCTTGATCTAGCCTACTTGAAAACCGTAGAATTGCCTTACATGGCCCACGCAAAGCAAGTTACATACCTTCGTCATTGTAGTCGTTTGCAGCCCATCAAGGACCGTtcgcagacgaaaaaggcTTGTTAAGTAGTCCATACCATGTCTACCAGTACAACTCTTTTCCCCCTACAAAGACTCTTCTGGCAGCAGCTGACGACTCGGCTAACTCCGATATACACTATGTGTCCACACTCATCGAATGTCGCATCACCTTCAACCCTACTCGGTCAAAAAACCTGAATATCGCCGTTCTCTACACCCCATGATTCGGGCATGGCCTTCTATACCCGCTGATTTATTTACCATCCCAACGCGAGTTGTTGCGAGACAAACGAAGGCTGTGGTGTGTCACGACCACCCTCCCCAATTAAGCCTTCACAATCGGCATCGGATACCTTTTGAATACTCCTAAGCTTCTATTCCCCGCCTGAGACACCCCGTACGCGACCCTCAGCAACACGACTACGAATGTGCTCATTGCACCCCTCTTTGTTGCTGTCAGTGTTTAGCTTACTTAACAGGATAAAGAGGTGCTCAAGTGAGGGGCAGACCAACCGCGCACGAAGACGTGGTCGATTTGGAGAGTCGGATTTTGGTGTAGCCGGCGCCGCGGCAACAATGCACTGGGTGTCCGACTTCAGGCGACTCTCTATTTGTTCCAACATTGCGTTTAGCAGGGTCGGTGACTGAAGAGCCTCTGTGCCTATCAATTCGACAGGTAGGACCCGCTTAGGCCTGCACCGCTTGCTCATGTCTTCACGAGACTCTTGAGCCTCAAAGTCCTTCGGCTTCTGAGTCTGTTGCTTGAAGAAGCCGAAAAAACCACCGCTCTCCTTACCACTACCTTCCCCACCGCCACCCATCCTGTTCTTCACAGTAGTTTCTTGTACGGGTTCGTAGCTTTGTCCAAATATCGGGTCGTGTATCGGTCGTTTACAC from Toxoplasma gondii ME49 chromosome VIIa, whole genome shotgun sequence carries:
- a CDS encoding hypothetical protein (encoded by transcript TGME49_204350~Signal peptide predicted by SignalP 2.0 HMM (probability 0.847) with cleavage site probability 0.458 at residue 22); this encodes MWTPALLLFASLCFSFLDFLAASVTLKSPVLDCCLRPFWGSSRKLTSTDALASLTPALCPGGEAWLPFRGEGVSESSRAEQNSQNAPFVCPENSRKVFKQASAATPRQSSRDSGRSRWRLQPQKKRRQSRRAFSFVSSLHAPRTRKERNGRMGEYTRWRKNRRGAAAAEEKGQESGIWSREVCSNLHFSFLSFLDRPRCSPPFSARLSSPSLSSNEFFRYHHAGVHTPKQLAAFASGAWLVSREPTRRFQWRRGLHNLPFLLASPTGNPGPQTACRLSESTAVPPRLSRAALVTVGQIRRGGLPDMAVTEVEFTGSGFHVGETTAHALREKAAYLPSDPTDAGDSKGGTDTVYALSSGGAGHAFSPSAVAVWRVSGPLAHAVMLLLMAKPANSEERKTNDGVASPYPGPQTEQGCAGTSTANKEERDWRRERRDDVFGGKGPQTREPQDHAQSQAERKGQQPTPRFHLPPLPRERVATFCKAWDCFSGAKPVPLDDVILLRFDAPRSATGEDVVEVHSHGSRAALSALLRFFEGVQNAIKSVLAAYGGGRKSKEFFVDNGEDVEMDDRARLLDPGREARGVPSLSASQKVSRDRGNEADAREQTLRASPQSGLEVALRALLLRAICEGKKERKEARDKTETKPTGKEDGEERHPKEDGERTEKTESRRLVSERGIEKRGISQTEHLSRNAEQNEEDEDMQQQADGVRWLSSVGDLRPAEAGEFTLRAFLNGKIESVQQVEALADLLNADTVAQHRLALRRLRRHPRELRDLLERWRKLLQEALAFSEAALEIGDDAQEADAELARACGAQDAEKRVRRLLQELRCQLELGMRDALVQTGVTVVFCGPTNAGKSTLFNSLVGRDTAIVSPIAGTTRDVLTAPIQLSGSKVLLTDTAGLRPARDWRGGASARASAAEAVAGFGAQAARGDTCGGRGRGSEDCVRALDDSLPVYAEKGGDAAPYRRADAVASLDDGDTPAVDCVEREGMARAVRTAQEADVLIFLLECLSSREETLEHARRFLRLFRESFSESRDADLSARPRARRVFVVLNKVDLLFALLENREQGAGSHGDSQGPQNSDAQARAAPASLGVDSLTMARKLDESLPLKLENTASNPSEASTSPSSPSLSSSFSSLVPPSQLSSEGVSDFLEELEKAVREEMPPSLLSFLQPVSACSSSHGASSRVLLLSGKRKWNLSALHALVCRAVQELASPDNFLRSSCVASVASTKEQRNRRNDEKEHATGRAPKDDASERRGEREDREGEDREREEDGEEDGEADEDQVGLLTGKRVLEALKGLERHLTNCLARESEEERTEDLRLALRWFRQRLLGEARPGGNTEAVLDVIFSSFCVGK